In Methanobacterium paludis, the following proteins share a genomic window:
- a CDS encoding glutamate synthase-related protein encodes MVQDSRDVLSKIEDSEENRKKCHCPYCPSYPECGGDILYCGKCPSNTDIKAKGCICDTCAVYYENKLKSIYYCNKRAVGNGKLVMRKKGSSEDDSFYQNVVNIKDLSASGESIVTSMGSTKKIPFSFEDLHFVPAQIKKIPLNREDDVKTQICIGPKSKKPFKVSSPILVSGMSFGAVSPNVKIVIAETASKLNIGFNSGEGGISDEESELSQKQRIVQYSTGRFGVDENVLKNATAIEIRFGQGAYPGKGSYLPASKMNSEVASIRGLKTGEAAYSPAHHLDIKSAEDVAEKVSWLHKISGGAPVGAKIGCGDVEGDLEILVDAGVDFISLDGFGGGTGATDLYVRDNVGLPIIAALPRAFRHLQKLGVKDRVSLIAGGSLHSSSDFAKCLALGADAVYIGTAALIAINCEQYRICYTGLCPTGVTTQNPQLLKQLDVDEGVLKLTNFITLSTKEIANLTRIVGKDDISKLDKDDLVSIDRDLSQMVGVKWLNGEYIYRKH; translated from the coding sequence ATGGTTCAAGATTCAAGGGATGTTCTTTCAAAAATTGAGGATTCTGAAGAAAATCGAAAAAAATGTCACTGCCCCTACTGTCCAAGTTATCCAGAATGTGGTGGAGATATATTATACTGCGGTAAATGTCCAAGTAATACAGATATTAAAGCCAAAGGTTGTATATGTGATACATGTGCCGTATATTACGAAAATAAACTTAAAAGTATCTATTATTGCAATAAAAGGGCAGTTGGAAACGGTAAATTAGTAATGAGAAAAAAGGGTTCTTCAGAAGATGATTCCTTTTATCAGAACGTTGTGAATATCAAGGATCTGAGTGCCTCTGGTGAGAGTATAGTTACATCCATGGGATCAACCAAGAAAATCCCGTTTTCATTTGAAGACCTACATTTTGTGCCTGCCCAAATAAAAAAAATTCCTTTAAACCGTGAAGATGATGTAAAAACACAGATCTGTATAGGTCCAAAATCTAAAAAACCTTTCAAGGTTTCATCGCCAATACTAGTTTCAGGTATGAGTTTTGGGGCTGTATCTCCCAATGTTAAGATAGTAATCGCTGAAACTGCATCCAAACTGAATATAGGGTTTAATTCTGGTGAAGGGGGAATATCTGATGAGGAGAGTGAACTATCTCAAAAGCAGAGAATAGTCCAGTATTCAACAGGACGCTTCGGAGTGGATGAAAATGTACTCAAAAATGCCACAGCCATTGAAATACGCTTTGGACAGGGCGCATATCCTGGAAAAGGAAGTTATCTTCCAGCAAGCAAGATGAACTCTGAAGTTGCCAGCATCAGGGGCTTGAAAACTGGAGAAGCTGCTTATTCACCAGCGCACCACCTGGACATTAAAAGTGCAGAAGATGTGGCTGAAAAAGTTTCGTGGCTCCATAAGATCTCCGGAGGTGCACCTGTAGGTGCTAAGATAGGTTGTGGTGATGTTGAGGGAGATTTAGAAATTCTTGTGGATGCTGGAGTTGATTTCATATCTTTGGACGGTTTTGGTGGAGGTACTGGCGCCACAGACCTTTATGTGAGGGACAATGTGGGTTTACCCATCATTGCAGCATTGCCGCGGGCCTTCAGACACCTTCAGAAACTTGGAGTTAAGGATAGAGTCTCTTTAATTGCAGGAGGAAGTCTTCACAGCTCCTCAGACTTTGCAAAATGCCTTGCACTTGGTGCTGATGCAGTTTATATTGGAACAGCAGCACTTATAGCCATAAACTGTGAACAGTACCGTATCTGTTACACAGGACTCTGTCCAACTGGTGTGACAACTCAAAACCCACAGCTTCTAAAACAGTTAGATGTAGATGAGGGAGTTTTAAAACTCACCAATTTTATAACATTATCGACAAAGGAAATTGCTAACTTAACTCGAATTGTTGGTAAAGATGATATCTCCAAGCTAGATAAAGATGACCTTGTGTCGATTGACAGGGATCTATCCCAGATGGTGGGGGTCAAATGGTTGAATGGAGAATATATTTATAGGAAACACTAG
- a CDS encoding thiamine pyrophosphate-dependent enzyme has protein sequence MAKYRCTVCNHIYDEDVEGVKFDELPDDWRCPVCNSPKSFFVFLCEGKLCEGVTETEGEETTVADIIVKQMDEWGVRYVFGIPGTSSLGVLESIRKSDEIRYIQVRHEQAAAFMASAYGKLTGHIAACLTIAGPGATNMATGLYDAELDHSPVLALTGMVTRQLIGPGSFQEIDQYSFFEPLTVFNKILMSEDQTTSLTTLAIKHALLDRGVSHLGIPNDVQKLPCNLPIIPFKGNMPNQSVSQPNFLLRKAADLINESERPVILAGFGAMEQGDKLLELAEKIKAPITTTFRAKGIVDEYNPLYVGSHGGIGSTASTALVEKTDLLIVAGSSFSEMTQIPEKKTVQIDIDPMMIARRYPVEVPLLGNCSELIPKLTDMVKEKNNDNYLAEISKLKEEWIELLEEEADPSKTPVRPQYIIKVLNEKFADDAVIALDIGENCWWFGRNFWMKKTQKMVMSGYLATMGFGLPAALAAQLVYPERQVICITGDGGFSMVMAEFMTAVKYKLPVKVFLFNNSQLGMIMQEQMVENYPNWNTELYNCNFADYANNCGGLGITVKTPDELPGAVEKALKSDKPVIVDIETDPRRFI, from the coding sequence ATGGCAAAGTACCGGTGCACAGTATGTAATCATATATACGATGAAGATGTTGAAGGTGTTAAATTCGATGAACTACCAGATGATTGGAGGTGCCCTGTCTGCAATTCTCCAAAAAGCTTTTTTGTCTTTTTATGTGAAGGAAAACTATGTGAAGGAGTTACAGAAACAGAAGGTGAAGAAACAACTGTGGCTGATATAATTGTCAAACAAATGGATGAATGGGGTGTGAGATACGTATTTGGAATCCCTGGAACATCTTCTCTTGGGGTGCTTGAATCCATTCGAAAAAGTGATGAAATACGATACATACAGGTGAGGCATGAACAGGCAGCAGCTTTCATGGCTTCAGCCTATGGAAAACTCACAGGACATATAGCAGCATGTCTCACTATCGCAGGCCCTGGAGCAACCAATATGGCAACAGGACTTTACGATGCAGAACTTGATCACTCCCCGGTTCTTGCTTTAACTGGTATGGTTACAAGACAGCTTATTGGACCTGGATCATTCCAAGAAATCGACCAGTACTCCTTTTTTGAACCTTTAACTGTTTTTAATAAAATTTTAATGTCAGAAGACCAGACAACAAGTCTCACAACCCTTGCAATCAAACATGCACTTCTTGATAGGGGAGTTTCACACCTCGGAATTCCTAACGATGTTCAAAAATTACCCTGCAATCTGCCAATTATTCCGTTTAAAGGTAATATGCCTAATCAATCAGTTTCACAGCCCAACTTCCTCTTGAGAAAAGCCGCAGACCTAATCAATGAATCAGAAAGGCCAGTAATTCTAGCAGGATTTGGTGCGATGGAACAGGGCGATAAACTTCTAGAACTTGCAGAGAAAATAAAAGCACCTATAACCACAACTTTCAGGGCAAAGGGGATTGTTGATGAATATAACCCCTTGTACGTTGGAAGTCATGGTGGAATAGGTTCAACAGCTTCAACAGCTCTTGTAGAAAAAACAGATCTTTTGATAGTCGCGGGATCGTCATTTTCAGAGATGACACAGATACCTGAGAAAAAAACCGTACAGATCGACATAGATCCCATGATGATAGCTCGAAGATACCCTGTTGAAGTACCGCTTCTTGGAAACTGTTCTGAGTTGATACCTAAACTTACAGACATGGTTAAAGAAAAAAATAACGACAATTACCTTGCTGAAATATCCAAATTGAAAGAAGAATGGATCGAACTTCTGGAAGAAGAAGCAGATCCCTCAAAAACTCCAGTTAGGCCTCAATACATTATTAAGGTTCTAAATGAAAAGTTTGCAGACGATGCAGTCATTGCCCTTGATATTGGGGAGAACTGCTGGTGGTTCGGCCGTAACTTCTGGATGAAAAAAACCCAGAAAATGGTCATGTCAGGATATCTGGCTACAATGGGATTTGGACTACCAGCAGCACTTGCAGCCCAACTTGTATACCCCGAAAGACAGGTTATTTGTATAACCGGTGATGGCGGTTTTTCCATGGTAATGGCTGAATTTATGACAGCTGTAAAATACAAACTGCCTGTAAAAGTATTTTTGTTTAACAACAGCCAGCTTGGAATGATTATGCAGGAGCAAATGGTTGAAAATTATCCCAACTGGAATACAGAGCTTTATAACTGCAACTTTGCAGATTATGCAAATAACTGTGGAGGTCTTGGAATAACTGTAAAAACACCTGATGAACTTCCAGGTGCAGTTGAAAAAGCACTTAAATCTGATAAGCCTGTTATTGTGGATATTGAAACGGATCCAAGAAGATTTATCTGA
- a CDS encoding UbiA family prenyltransferase, translating into MIKTLIKSTRITWASKTVNMYLLVLTYAYFANIIITNPYEIIEGLILVCVLWGALYSLNDLTDLEVDRKDSSKKERAFIQDNVEKGWIMLFFVVLGVIVFLVSFATMKPEFTVILALMLLNQVIYTVPPIRLKNTVLAPFASTATNTVLRIASCCVLLGNIFLVPLSVYFFMYMAGLATYVMYKSETGQASIVGVIAAVALVYSLYSGYMNFVQFAVAVLPAFLAAIPLYISLFVEKDKLVYLADVLYHQVAMVFFIICILYILF; encoded by the coding sequence ATGATAAAAACTCTTATAAAATCCACCAGAATAACATGGGCTTCCAAAACCGTCAATATGTATCTTCTGGTTCTTACTTATGCTTATTTTGCTAATATAATTATTACCAATCCCTATGAAATAATTGAGGGACTTATTTTAGTTTGTGTACTTTGGGGTGCATTATACAGCCTCAATGACCTCACTGATCTTGAAGTTGACAGGAAAGACAGCTCAAAAAAAGAAAGGGCTTTTATTCAGGATAATGTTGAAAAAGGATGGATAATGTTGTTTTTTGTGGTTTTGGGAGTAATAGTTTTTTTAGTTTCCTTTGCCACCATGAAACCTGAGTTTACTGTGATACTTGCGCTCATGCTTTTAAACCAGGTTATATACACAGTACCTCCAATCAGACTTAAAAACACCGTACTTGCACCTTTTGCAAGTACGGCCACAAACACGGTCTTGAGAATTGCCTCATGCTGTGTGTTACTGGGAAACATCTTTTTGGTCCCATTGAGCGTTTACTTCTTTATGTACATGGCGGGACTGGCCACGTATGTGATGTATAAATCAGAAACAGGTCAAGCAAGTATTGTAGGTGTAATAGCTGCGGTGGCGTTGGTTTATTCGTTGTATTCGGGATATATGAATTTTGTGCAGTTTGCCGTAGCAGTTCTGCCGGCTTTTTTAGCAGCAATACCTTTATATATATCTTTATTTGTGGAAAAAGATAAACTGGTTTATTTAGCAGATGTACTCTACCATCAAGTTGCAATGGTATTTTTCATTATCTGTATTCTTTATATTCTATTTTAA